The genomic window CGTGACGAACGGGAGGCGCTGGCCCGATTCGGTCGCCGCGTTGCCGACGGCGAGGTCGGTGTCGCCGTCCTGATGGGTGATCCGAACCACTCGGGCTACCAGTTCCTCGGAAAGGTGGAAGCCGCCGTCGATGGTCCTGTTCGCGTCATTCCGGGAATCTCCTCGGTCCAGATCGCCGCGAGTCGCGCACGCACGCCGCTCGAAGACTCGACGTTCGTGACGCTGCACGTTCGCGGGGATGTAACCGCGAGCCTCGACCGCCTGGCCCGCGATGTCGGCGACAGACACCTGATCGTCATCCCCCGCCCCTACGACTGGATGCCGGAGGATGTTGCGGCCCGACTCGTCGATGCAGGCGGCGATCCGGAACTCGACGCGCTCGTCCTCGAACGGCTGACCCATTCGGACGAGTCGATCATTCGGACCGAACTGGGGACGCTGGCGGTCGATGCGGGCGGCGACGGCCCTGATGACAGCGATTTCTCCGACTTATCGGTCTTGGTCGTACGCAACTGACTGCACAAACCGTACAGGTTCATCCATCGGCATGATGTTACGCTAGATGCATCTCGCTCACATCGTGTGTTCCGAATTGGAACGGTTAGAGCGGGTGATCCTCCGAATTGTTCGGAGAAAGCCTGATACTAGCCTCTGTTCGGTGGTCGTTTGCTC from Halobaculum magnesiiphilum includes these protein-coding regions:
- a CDS encoding cobalt-precorrin-7 (C(5))-methyltransferase; this translates as MNASDEDLTLPDRPGVAASASPEAGAGDDATRSVHAVGIGPGNPDFLTRRAGDLLAEADVVVGFGTVVDYVADETDAELLTCGYRDEREALARFGRRVADGEVGVAVLMGDPNHSGYQFLGKVEAAVDGPVRVIPGISSVQIAASRARTPLEDSTFVTLHVRGDVTASLDRLARDVGDRHLIVIPRPYDWMPEDVAARLVDAGGDPELDALVLERLTHSDESIIRTELGTLAVDAGGDGPDDSDFSDLSVLVVRN